A stretch of Leptospira terpstrae serovar Hualin str. LT 11-33 = ATCC 700639 DNA encodes these proteins:
- a CDS encoding acyl-CoA thioesterase, with the protein MSQIFRKSLTTHHFDLDWNRHVTSRTYERFGYDARCEVLREFGYSVEDMLSNNISYLPGSTYVRFLSQQFANSEITVESQVFRMDHGILFWKQTILGSDGKKACQLETTSKLVQDGNNIVITAIPEINITPYEFTIHPKPILQNTVEHDYYIPFSDMNCYWNLPSDAIWKVFEEGRFLFFKEIVDLSLIKETDSTTFFMGGEIVIHKQPEPGTHVKILSWIESFEKIRFYFRQDIVDLNGNLLASMKDEQLFVSLSNSRPRRAPAAFFDKIERFIE; encoded by the coding sequence ATGAGCCAAATTTTCCGTAAATCCTTAACCACACATCATTTTGATTTGGACTGGAACCGTCATGTCACTAGTCGGACCTATGAACGTTTCGGCTACGATGCGAGATGTGAAGTTTTAAGAGAATTTGGATATTCTGTAGAAGATATGTTAAGTAATAACATTAGTTATTTACCTGGATCTACCTACGTTCGGTTTTTAAGCCAACAATTTGCAAATTCAGAAATTACAGTGGAATCGCAAGTATTTCGAATGGATCATGGAATCCTCTTTTGGAAACAAACCATTTTAGGTAGTGACGGGAAAAAAGCCTGTCAATTAGAAACAACATCAAAATTAGTTCAGGATGGGAACAATATTGTCATTACTGCAATTCCAGAAATCAATATTACACCATATGAATTTACCATCCATCCGAAACCCATCTTACAAAATACAGTAGAACATGATTATTATATTCCTTTTAGTGATATGAATTGTTATTGGAATTTACCTTCGGATGCAATTTGGAAAGTGTTTGAAGAGGGACGTTTTTTATTTTTTAAAGAAATCGTAGACTTGAGCCTTATTAAAGAAACAGACTCCACTACTTTTTTTATGGGTGGTGAAATCGTAATCCATAAACAACCTGAGCCAGGTACGCATGTCAAAATTTTAAGTTGGATCGAAAGTTTTGAAAAAATTCGGTTTTATTTTAGACAAGACATTGTAGACCTAAATGGCAACTTACTCGCCAGCATGAAAGACGAACAGTTATTTGTTTCTCTTTCCAACTCTAGACCGAGACGAGCACCTGCCGCTTTCTTTGACAAAATAGAAAGGTTTATTGAATGA
- a CDS encoding MepB family protein translates to MSINPSNQKTFPQFLKISKESLFDSLGLEIHNIQLEPESAEYDACYFQIQKKNIRFRKAKITSKKVGQFVTLWKRSKDGPIEPFKSKDDIDIFIIATLNNNRVGHFIFTKQILDEKGILSGKHEGKRGFRVYPAWDIPDNKQGLTTQKWQLPYFVESNKKLNGLDVIGKLLDIKIKLHS, encoded by the coding sequence ATGTCTATCAATCCATCAAACCAAAAAACATTCCCTCAATTCTTAAAGATCTCCAAAGAAAGTTTGTTCGATTCACTTGGTTTAGAGATCCATAACATTCAACTAGAACCGGAAAGTGCAGAATACGATGCTTGTTATTTTCAAATTCAAAAGAAAAACATAAGATTTCGAAAAGCAAAAATCACATCTAAAAAAGTAGGTCAATTTGTAACTTTATGGAAACGTAGTAAAGATGGTCCTATTGAACCATTTAAGAGCAAAGATGATATTGACATTTTTATTATTGCTACTCTGAATAACAATCGTGTTGGTCATTTCATATTCACAAAACAGATATTAGATGAAAAAGGAATACTTTCCGGAAAACACGAAGGCAAAAGAGGATTCCGAGTATATCCTGCTTGGGACATACCAGACAACAAACAAGGACTAACCACACAAAAATGGCAATTACCCTATTTTGTAGAATCAAATAAAAAACTAAATGGATTGGATGTTATTGGTAAACTTTTAGATATAAAAATCAAATTACATTCTTAG
- a CDS encoding DMT family transporter, giving the protein MNWILLFIAGIFEVMFATCLGKAKETTGTETYLWYFGFFISLLVSMLLLIKVTQSLPIGTSYAVWTGIGAVGTVLIGIILFKEPVDFWRIFFLTTLILSVVGLKTVSH; this is encoded by the coding sequence ATGAATTGGATTTTACTATTTATTGCAGGAATTTTTGAGGTAATGTTTGCCACTTGTTTGGGAAAAGCAAAAGAAACCACAGGAACTGAAACTTACTTATGGTATTTTGGCTTTTTTATTTCATTACTCGTCAGCATGTTGTTACTAATTAAAGTGACTCAGTCTTTGCCTATTGGTACAAGTTATGCAGTTTGGACAGGAATTGGTGCTGTGGGCACCGTTCTCATTGGAATCATTTTATTCAAAGAACCTGTAGATTTCTGGCGGATATTTTTTCTAACCACACTCATCTTATCTGTTGTTGGACTTAAAACAGTATCACATTAA
- a CDS encoding ArsR/SmtB family transcription factor — protein sequence MVEFRKKEQMLDRVFAALADHSRRQMLASLRKGNLSISELAEPFAMSFAGVAKHIDVLTEAQLVRKVRAPEDGRSFRLELQNQTLTEATNWIRYHQEFWTSKLANLEAFFEEKEYEQTSPKSRKKN from the coding sequence ATGGTTGAATTTCGTAAAAAAGAACAAATGTTGGATCGAGTGTTTGCAGCCCTTGCAGATCATTCTCGAAGGCAAATGTTAGCCAGTCTCCGTAAAGGTAATTTGAGTATATCGGAACTCGCAGAGCCATTTGCGATGTCTTTTGCAGGGGTTGCCAAACATATCGATGTGCTTACTGAAGCACAACTAGTTCGGAAGGTGCGTGCTCCCGAAGATGGTCGAAGTTTTCGATTGGAGTTACAAAATCAAACCTTAACGGAAGCAACCAATTGGATTCGCTATCATCAAGAGTTTTGGACGAGTAAATTAGCAAATCTCGAAGCGTTTTTTGAGGAGAAGGAATATGAACAAACAAGTCCTAAAAGTAGAAAAAAGAATTAG
- a CDS encoding SRPBCC family protein encodes MNKQVLKVEKRISADPVRLFRAWLNVEDFSRWFLSGEMIGIDSVAMDPRPGGKFLINMTLDGKILPHEGEYITIDEPRKIVFTWRSHATENKDTLVTVTFSEVKASSTSNGLNEKPQTLVTLVHEELENDIQIKMHSQGWTNILEGLNYWMS; translated from the coding sequence ATGAACAAACAAGTCCTAAAAGTAGAAAAAAGAATTAGCGCCGACCCCGTGCGTCTCTTTCGTGCATGGCTGAATGTGGAGGATTTTTCACGTTGGTTTTTGTCAGGAGAGATGATCGGGATTGATTCTGTTGCAATGGATCCAAGGCCAGGTGGAAAGTTTTTAATCAACATGACCCTTGATGGAAAAATTCTTCCTCATGAAGGCGAGTACATTACTATCGATGAACCCAGAAAAATAGTTTTTACTTGGCGATCTCATGCAACTGAAAACAAAGATACGCTCGTGACAGTTACCTTTTCAGAAGTGAAAGCTTCATCCACTTCGAATGGTTTAAATGAGAAACCACAAACTTTAGTCACTTTGGTTCATGAAGAATTAGAGAACGACATCCAAATCAAAATGCATAGCCAAGGTTGGACAAACATACTTGAAGGTTTAAACTATTGGATGAGTTAG
- a CDS encoding SRPBCC family protein — translation MGIYHKVGIRAGEKEVINALTTKSGLANWWTKEVDGSFTSGVSSIGESIFFGFGHGNAIEMKVKELEPKHLLWECLSGPEDWIGSHIDFQLSLGKANDGGGMTILYFRHKDWKKESEFTAHCSMKWAVFLLSLKNLLEDGVGRPSPEDIKIDDIN, via the coding sequence ATGGGTATATACCACAAAGTAGGAATACGGGCGGGAGAAAAGGAAGTGATCAATGCATTGACCACGAAATCCGGATTAGCTAATTGGTGGACAAAGGAAGTGGATGGTAGTTTTACTTCTGGAGTTTCTTCCATTGGAGAGTCCATTTTTTTTGGATTTGGGCATGGCAATGCTATTGAGATGAAGGTAAAGGAATTGGAACCCAAACATTTATTATGGGAATGTCTTTCCGGACCGGAAGATTGGATCGGTTCTCATATCGATTTCCAATTAAGTTTAGGCAAAGCGAACGATGGAGGAGGGATGACAATTCTTTACTTCAGACACAAAGATTGGAAAAAGGAATCTGAATTCACTGCGCATTGCAGTATGAAATGGGCAGTTTTTTTACTTAGTTTAAAAAACCTTTTAGAAGATGGAGTTGGCAGACCTTCCCCTGAAGATATCAAAATCGACGACATCAATTGA